Within Candidatus Poribacteria bacterium, the genomic segment CGATAAACCGCTCATCCGCACTGACGCTACATTCGCCGAGACTTCCATTGAGAAATTCTGCAAGCACACGTTCCTCAAAAGTATTGAGATGGATTGCCTTTATAGCGTCTGCTTGCGTGTAAAAGAGTTCGGTGCCGTCTTTGGAAATCACGCCGGAGTAGCCGTGAACCTCATCGGCATCCGTCAGCTGCACAATATCGCCGTTGGGAAATTCCAGTTTGAAAAAATTCGGTTTTCCTGAACGGTAGGAGGTAAAGATAAGATGTTCTTGGTCAGGCGTGAACGAGGAGGTAAGGAAGTAAAGGTTATGGTTGATAGAAGTATCGTTTGTAAGTTGATAAATATGCGCGCCCGTTTGGTCGTCTTGAAATTCACGTAGTTCTGAGGGATGAACGGACGCTTTGGCATAGCTCGTCATAATCACTCCTTGTAAATCTGTTTATGAGGTAAATTTTACGAATTGAAAAGATAGTTTAGCAGCTGCGTGCCTTCTCGGAAATCGCGGATGATGATGTCTGCACCGGCACGGATCAAACGTTCTCGTTTATCGGCATTCATATTATAGATATTATCTTCTACGGACGCGACACCAACAGCGATTGCTCCGACCGTTTTAGCGTTTTCGATCTCCACGTATCCGTCTCCGATGATGAGCAATTCGCTGCCACTCAACTGGAAGTCTGCGATGATTTTCTGGATAACCATGGCTTTGGAAAACTTCTTATATTCCCGCAACGCACCGAAAATGCCACCGTCAAAATACGGGGCAACACCGAGTAGCGACGCTTCATTTTTGACGAATTCAACGTCTGTTCCACTGGCAAGATAGCAGCTTATCCCCATCTCACGCAGCGTTTGGAGAAATTCAAGGGACATCGGCACCCGAAGTGGGTCGGCAGGCAGTGTTCCTGCTGCGAGTCCAGCAATCCGTTCCTCAACAATAGGCAGCAATCGGCGGTTATATTCATCTTTGTAAGCAAGCGGTTCTTTCGGTGCGCCGCCACGTTTCTCAATTTCTTCGCTTAACTGCATCATCTGATAGATCGTCTGTTTACCGGTCAACCTATCCACAAATTCAACGACAATCGCCTCAAGTTCCGCTTCTGTCTCGGGGGCATCCGTTTCCGTTTGAAGGTATTCAACCATCATCGGTACCATCACGTTCTGCCAACCGTCTCGGATAAGCGAGATTGTCCCGTCGAAATCGAAAACGACGTGACGGATGTTCCCGGTTTGGATTTCACGATGGATTTCAATTGAAGTATTATCCAAAAAAACGTTTTGCATTATGTATCCTGAAATTGGCTATCGGCTTTCAGCCGTCGGCAAAGAAAATATCCGGCAATGACCTAAATTGTGTCTCCACACACTGACCGCTGACCACCAATAAACATTAAAAAGGCATTGAACCCTCTATTTTTTCGTGATAGTATAATGGTATTGCCATAGTTAAGCAAGTCTTTTCCCTGATACTTGCAGTCTCCAACTTGCTATAAAAGATTACAGCAGGAATACAATCGGTGAACGAAAAAGAGATAATCAAAAAAATCCAACGTATCGAAATATTTACCAATCGTCTTGTTAACACCGTCTTTGCTGGAGAGTATGAGAGTGTTTTCAAAGGACAAGGGATCACCTTTGATGAAGTCCGCGAGTATCAGGTAGGCGATGAAATCCGGACGATTGATTGGAATGTCACCGCACGGATGGGACAGGCTTACATCAAAAAGTACGTAGAAGAACGCGAACTCGTGATGATGTTGGTTGTGGATATGAGTGCCTCAACCAGTTTCGGTAGTATCGCCGAAACGAAGGCAGAAATTGCCGCCGAAATTGCGGCACTCCTCGCCTTTTCCGCCATCAAAAACAACGACAAAGTCGGGCTTATCTGCTTTACAGATACTGTTGAACACTTCGTCCCACCACGCAAAGGGAAAAGACACGTCTTACGCGTCGTTCGGGACATTCTCCATTTTCAACCGAAACAATCCAGAACAAACATTGAAACGGCGTTGTCGTTCGTTGATCGTGTGCTCAAACCGCACAGCGTTGTGTTTCTCATATCAGATTTCAAGGATATAGGGTATGAAAAGCAGTTACGCTTGAGTGGCAAGCGACATTCGCTTATCGCGATTACCTTGCAGGACAGACGTGAGGTGGAGTTGCCGGATGTCGGGCTCATCGAATTGGAGGACGCTGAGAGCGGAGAAACGGTCATTTTAGATACGCGTTCCGAGAAGGCACGACGAATGTATACGGAACTTAATCAGCGTGCCGATGCGGAACGTCGGCAGATTTTTCGAGCAAGTCAGGTCGATTCTATTCATATCAGGACAGATGAGTCGTATGTGAAACCGCTTATCCGATTTTTCCGTCAACGTGCCGCGCGAGGTTAAAGTCCGTATAGATTATGAGCAAATTAGTGGTAAAATTTAACACAAACCTTTGTTCAGAAAGACCCCCGACTGTAGATGCTGGACGATTTAGACTTCACCGTTGATGAAGACATTTTACGGGCTTTCGATGCAGACTAATCCTTTTCCGTTTCCGAATCTTTTGTCAATGTCCGCCAAAATGAACGCGAGGGACGGTTCATGTTGTCAAACATCTCATAATTTTCGTTCTTACAAAACTCGTAGAGTGCTTCGGTTAGCGGAATCTCAAACCCCGCGGCTTCCGCTGCTGCAAGGAAATAGGGCAATTCTGGATATTTGACGACGAGTGTTCCACCTTCTCCGTCTATGATACGTTTGGCGATTCTATCGAACTGTCCACGCCAACCATCGCCCATACCGATCGCTTCACGGATTGCGGTTGGATCCACGCCTGCACAAACACCATAAGCCATTGCCTCCATGAAGGCTGCGTCCCCAAGTCCCATCGCCAGTTGGTTTACGCCTTTGACGATCTGCCCGGAGCCGCTCGGACCGCAATAGACCACGTATTTCGGTTCTCCGAGAACTTCTAAGATCGGACGGCACCTTTTGACAGCTTCTGCCTCGCCACCGACAAAAATCCGAAGTGTGCCTGTTTCGGATCCATGTGGTCCACCGCTCACGGGAGCGTCTATCAGTGTGGCACCCTTTTCGGCGAATGCTGTCGCCAGTTCCTTTGTTTTCTCTACTTCTGTCGTGCCTAAATCAATAAAGATCTGATCCTCGTTTGCATTGGGGATGAAGTGTTGTTCAGCAACGCTGCAGAAGACATCGGAGGAACGCAAACTGGTCATGACGACAGCGCTGTTTTTAACAACTTCGGCAGTATCGTTCCCCGCAGTTGCTCCGGTTGCAGTGAGTGCTGTGCATTTTGCGGCATCAATGTCGTATCCGATAAGCGGATATCCGGCGTTATGGAGGTTTTTCGCCATCCTTCCGCCCATACTTCCGAGTCCAATAACGCCTATTGTTGGGAGTTGTTGAAGTGTCATAATTTTCCTGAGACTGTTGACATAATCATGTTACAGTTGGGGTGATTGTCCATGCGTCTAAACTGTCTAAAATTGCTTCGTCGCCGCGTGCGAAGATTGAGACACCCAGACTATCCTCGCGCGTCGGATAGATACGCTGCGTGAGACACAGCCGACTGTTGACAAAAACTTCCATTACAGATTTGTCTAAGAAGATATGGAGTTTCAGGGATTCACCTTCAGCCAGTTTGAAAGGTGCTTCCTGCGAGTTTGTGTAACGTTCGCCGCCATCTTCGTCTCGTGGTGTGAAGCGTGGATATTGGACTTCATCGTCTAAAGTTGATTTCGTGAGATCGATTTTAAGGCGTTCGTCGGTTGGTGAAAAGGAAATGGCGGTTTCTTCTTCGCCGTCCGGTGACCTGCGTACCTTCACACCGAATTCTGTCGCACTTCGCGGAGCGATTTCTAACCGCAGTTCGAGGCAGTCGCCGCTTACGGCTTCAATATTGCGTTCTGTATCAGCCTTGAGTTGAATCGTTTCTTGGTGATGATGCTTGGTGCGGAGTTTTTCGAGTTCTGGCACGGGTTCAACACAGAGGTCTCCATCTTCATTTAACGATAGCAGCCGCGGTAGCGTCATCACAGAAGCCCAGCCGTGTTTCTCCCAAGGACGGGCTTCACGAATCCAACCGAAGAAAATGCGCCGTCCTTTGTCGTCAAGGAGCGTTTCAGGTCCAGAGAGCTGTCCACCCTGCCAGTTCATACGTCCATGTGCTTCGGGATAAAACTGCTCATCGGTATAACGT encodes:
- a CDS encoding NAD(P)-dependent oxidoreductase, with product MTLQQLPTIGVIGLGSMGGRMAKNLHNAGYPLIGYDIDAAKCTALTATGATAGNDTAEVVKNSAVVMTSLRSSDVFCSVAEQHFIPNANEDQIFIDLGTTEVEKTKELATAFAEKGATLIDAPVSGGPHGSETGTLRIFVGGEAEAVKRCRPILEVLGEPKYVVYCGPSGSGQIVKGVNQLAMGLGDAAFMEAMAYGVCAGVDPTAIREAIGMGDGWRGQFDRIAKRIIDGEGGTLVVKYPELPYFLAAAEAAGFEIPLTEALYEFCKNENYEMFDNMNRPSRSFWRTLTKDSETEKD
- a CDS encoding glycoside hydrolase family 32 protein, which gives rise to MMNPEMTIKNLQEYIGNARELRELLWADPHRPRYHLIPPEGFFNDANCTIFWNGRYHVFYLGRMPNPNADEWLPVLDHSSSYDLVHWIHHPPAIKPVTDNSMPRGVYSGDAIENAPVPTLIYHVPNQGTCIATSDDDDLIQWTPSPANPVIPIPDEPQEYHVFDPCAWYENGTYYALIGNKNSRPGYEGDATSLFRSDDCIQWEYLGPFYKSSRRWTDEVEDCACPDFFPLGDKYMLLMHGHRPYGMAHYYLGRYTDEQFYPEAHGRMNWQGGQLSGPETLLDDKGRRIFFGWIREARPWEKHGWASVMTLPRLLSLNEDGDLCVEPVPELEKLRTKHHHQETIQLKADTERNIEAVSGDCLELRLEIAPRSATEFGVKVRRSPDGEEETAISFSPTDERLKIDLTKSTLDDEVQYPRFTPRDEDGGERYTNSQEAPFKLAEGESLKLHIFLDKSVMEVFVNSRLCLTQRIYPTREDSLGVSIFARGDEAILDSLDAWTITPTVT
- a CDS encoding DUF58 domain-containing protein, with product MNEKEIIKKIQRIEIFTNRLVNTVFAGEYESVFKGQGITFDEVREYQVGDEIRTIDWNVTARMGQAYIKKYVEERELVMMLVVDMSASTSFGSIAETKAEIAAEIAALLAFSAIKNNDKVGLICFTDTVEHFVPPRKGKRHVLRVVRDILHFQPKQSRTNIETALSFVDRVLKPHSVVFLISDFKDIGYEKQLRLSGKRHSLIAITLQDRREVELPDVGLIELEDAESGETVILDTRSEKARRMYTELNQRADAERRQIFRASQVDSIHIRTDESYVKPLIRFFRQRAARG
- a CDS encoding HAD family hydrolase, yielding MQNVFLDNTSIEIHREIQTGNIRHVVFDFDGTISLIRDGWQNVMVPMMVEYLQTETDAPETEAELEAIVVEFVDRLTGKQTIYQMMQLSEEIEKRGGAPKEPLAYKDEYNRRLLPIVEERIAGLAAGTLPADPLRVPMSLEFLQTLREMGISCYLASGTDVEFVKNEASLLGVAPYFDGGIFGALREYKKFSKAMVIQKIIADFQLSGSELLIIGDGYVEIENAKTVGAIAVGVASVEDNIYNMNADKRERLIRAGADIIIRDFREGTQLLNYLFNS